One segment of Rhodospirillaceae bacterium DNA contains the following:
- a CDS encoding GNAT family N-acetyltransferase yields the protein MAPRSSGCYKGSNAGWAGYSVLDQEDAVITLVAMTSGEFDAFLKICIPQFAANKVRSGNWPELGAFERSRQEFVQLLPQGLATPHHHFFAVIQTSPRERLGWLWLMVEKPEAFIYEIIIDEPHRRQGYGEKTMQLAEREAKRLGATKMGLHVFGFNHTARALYEKLGYAITNINMSKTLDP from the coding sequence TTGGCACCCCGGTCAAGCGGCTGCTATAAAGGTAGCAATGCCGGTTGGGCCGGTTATTCTGTTTTGGATCAGGAGGACGCGGTGATTACCCTGGTTGCCATGACTTCAGGTGAGTTTGATGCATTTTTAAAAATTTGTATCCCCCAATTCGCCGCCAATAAGGTGCGCAGCGGCAATTGGCCAGAACTAGGGGCATTCGAGCGTTCACGGCAGGAATTTGTCCAATTGCTGCCCCAGGGACTTGCCACCCCCCACCATCATTTTTTTGCCGTTATCCAAACATCCCCGCGTGAACGGCTGGGCTGGCTGTGGCTCATGGTTGAAAAGCCAGAGGCCTTTATCTACGAAATCATCATTGACGAACCCCACCGCCGCCAAGGATATGGTGAAAAAACCATGCAATTGGCGGAAAGGGAAGCCAAACGCCTGGGGGCCACTAAAATGGGCCTGCATGTGTTTGGTTTCAATCATACCGCCCGCGCCCTTTACGAAAAGCTGGGCTATGCAATCACCAATATCAATATGAGTAAAACGCTGGATCCGTAA